In one Gopherus evgoodei ecotype Sinaloan lineage chromosome 1, rGopEvg1_v1.p, whole genome shotgun sequence genomic region, the following are encoded:
- the CCDC122 gene encoding coiled-coil domain-containing protein 122, whose amino-acid sequence MAKQNSPSLVEVVKQVAEQQHSQASEIEKSKIVLSQLQAELQELEKQMESTLLETKATERQIHQQDDDIETTKYHCESLESQVRSLYAEKIKLKLDMEAAQEEFEMMLARNGAYHEKIMAHKKLYWEAESKMPVMLELAKKQDMVKELKTKKEELMNDLQNPEGQVIKQVQEEITHLIEEVTIVKESINEKKKLLEEEKKVHAKLRKEIEVQNKRCDAILKRLHCQLNKLQLNRRQWHWNIQQMEKKAAELRKCLGVTE is encoded by the exons ATGGCTAAGCAAAATTCTCCATCATTAGTTGAAGTTGTAAAACAAGTAGCAGAACAGCAACATTCACAAGCATCAGAAATAGAAAAAAGCAAAATAGTTCTTTCTCAATTACAG GCTGAGCTTCAAGAACTTGAAAAACAAATGGAGTCTACTTTATTAGAAACAAAGGCAACAGAAAGGCAAATTCATCAGCAAGATGATGACATAGAAACTACAAAATATCACTGTGAAAGTCTGGAGTCCCAAGTGAGATCCCTGTATGCTGAAAAGATAAAGCTGAAACTTGACATGGAAGCAGCACAAGAAGAATTTGAGATGATGCTTGCAAGAAATGGTGCATATCATGAGAAAATAATGGCTCATAAAAAGCTTTATTGGGAAGCAGAAAGCAAAATGCCAGTTATGCTCGAACTTGCTAAAAAACAAGACATGGTTAAAGAGCTaaagacaaagaaagaagaatTAATGAATGACCTCCAGAATCCTGAAGGACAAGTTATAAAACAAGTGCAG GAAGAAATTACACATTTAATAGAGGAAGTTACTATAGTAAAAGAGTCTatcaatgaaaagaaaaaattgcTTGAAGAAGAGAAAAAAGTGCATGCtaagcttagaaaagagattgaG GTACAGAATAAAAGATGTGATGCTATTCTAAAACGTTTGCATTGTCAACTGAACAAACTCCAGTTGAACAGAAGacagtggcactggaacattCAACAGATGGAAAAAAAGGCAGCTGAACTAAGAAAGTGTCTTGGAGTAACAGAGTGA